A single window of Betta splendens chromosome 11, fBetSpl5.4, whole genome shotgun sequence DNA harbors:
- the ints8 gene encoding integrator complex subunit 8 isoform X2: protein MSVEAVDRVAAVGSSRPSTPLQTSWFEFLLDGSLLEEHLQKSNPDPLPVQLIIQFLEQASKPSVNEQNQVQPPADNRRNRTLKLLALKVAAHMKWDLDALEKGLTIPVLNMLLNELLCVSKVPPGVKHVDLDLSTLPPTTAMAVIIYNRWAIRTIVLSSFPEKQAKPGPHQINMLNIVQQEKEMTENILTVLKEQATDSISVLEGALRLKKDFYVHTLRTLDLLAADAAANGETESSTAGLRIAADELHCQVHYDLGGIFFQQGFTDQPVFEKARDHFRQTKELLRKLDSTVHVHLDEKRLAGYWNACKALTGDCESCDPQITPYEQINSLIRAKNYQAVIEVFIKDNTSRSLPNHFRQSVLREFLYKVQQGEVGLDDLCHKLCVCNAVRDALEGEVLSVRFQQQLFKSSRRMVDFILEVCTRSLEKDRPSETSRRHMASFMKTLCESLEDLTLVFLVSSHKLFMELLKEEERKVLVEQMRKRSATINLSAKPLPSFYDIPASASVNIGQLEQQLILSLDPRRIRQILIELHGMAERPFWRVNSKWEVPSDYINVILGIKDNLTKDLVYILMAKGLHCIAVKDFVHARHLFSACLELVTEFSPKLRQVMLNEMLLLEVRAHESMAAEGSKERPPPDLVSRVRGYLEMRIHDLPLRQVVGEECVAFMLNWRENDYLTLQVPPSLVMNNPYIKLGQLLASTCKELPGPKESRRTAKELWDVVVQICSVSIQHKRNNDGRVGLIKHRESSMGILHRSKFITFIKKIREPLVLTTLISLFVRLHSIVRDDIVNEVTAEHLSIWPSTLPNIQAVDVEAVAVTVKELVSYALTLNPNNQSWLITQADIYFVTNQYSAALNLYLQAGAVCSDFFTKAVPPDIYTDQVLKRMIKCCSMMNCHTQVAVLCQFLREVDYMTAFKALQEQNSHDSMDSCYDYIWDVTILEYLTHIHHKRGEIEKRQIAMKAIGQSELNTSNPEEVLQLAAQKRKKRFLQAMAKLYF from the exons ATGAGCGTGGAGGCGGTGGACCGGGTGGCGGCTGTGGGGAGCAGCCGGCCCAGCACACCTCTGCAGACGTCCTGGTTCGAGTTCCTGCTGGATGGGAGCCTGTTGGAGGAACACCTGCAGAAGTCAAACCCAG ACCCGTTGCCAGTGCAGCTGATCATCCAGTTCCTGGAGCAGGCGTCCAAGCCCTCCGTGAATGAGCAGAATCaggtgcagcctcctgcagacaaCCGCCGGAACCGCACGCTGAAGCTGCTAGCGCTGAAAGTGGCTGCGCACATGAAGTGGGATCTGGACGCACTTGAAAAAGG CTTGACTATTCCAGTATTAAATATGTTACTGAACGAGCTCCTGTGCGTGAGCAAAGTCCCACCAGGGGTGAAACACGTGGACCTGGACCTGTCGACTCTGCCTCCTACTACAGCCATGGCCGTTATCATCTACAACCGCTG GGCCATCAGAACCATTGTGCTGAGCAGCTTTCCAGAGAAACAGGCCAAACCAGGACCTCACCAGATAAACAT GCTGAACAttgtgcagcaggagaaagaaaTGACTGAGAACATCCTGACTGTG CTTAAAGAACAGGCGACCGACTCGATCAGTGTCCTGGAAGGAGCTCTACGGCTGAAGAAAGACTTTTATGTTCACACCTTGAGGACTCTCGACCTGTTGGCGGCTGATGCTGCGGCCAACGGAGAAACGGAGTCCTCGACCGCAGGGCTTCGCATTGCTGCTGATGAGCTGCACTGTCAG GTGCACTATGATTTGGGAGGTATTTTCTTCCAGCAAGGCTTCACAGACCAACCTGTCTTTGAGAAAGCCAGGGATCACTTCAGGCAAACGAAGGAGCTGTTGAGGAAG TTGGACTCGACTGTTCACGTTCACCTGGATGAGAAGCGTCTAGCCGGCTACTGGAACGCCTGCAAAGCTTTGACTGGAGACTGTGAGAGCTGTGACCCCCAGATCACACCCTATGAGCAGATCAACAGCCTGATCAGGGCTAAAAACTACCAG GCTGTCATTGAAGTTTTCATCAAGGACAACACCTCTCGCAGTTTGCCAAACCACTTCAGACAGTCTGTTCTCAGGGAGTTCCTGTACAAAGTCCAGCAAGG GGAGGTCGGCCTGGATGACCTTTGTCACAAGCTGTGTGTTTGCAACGCTGTTCGAGATGCTCTGGAGGGAGAAGTTCTCAGTGTTcgattccagcagcagcttttcaaaTCCAGCAGACGAATGGTGGATTTCATTTTAGAG gtgtgtacaCGTTCTCTGGAAAAGGATCGACCGTCTGAGACGTCCAGAAGACACATGGCCAGTTTTATGAA GACTCTGTGTGAAAGCCTAGAGGACCTGACGCTAGTGTTCCTAGTGTCGTCTCATAAACTCTtcatggagctgctgaaggaggaggagaggaaggtccTAGTGGAGCAGATGAGGAAGAGGTCGGCCACCATCAACCTTAGCGCCAAACCTCTGCCGTCCTTCTACGACATCCCAG CTTCAGCGAGTGTGAACAtcgggcagctggagcagcagctcatcctcTCCCTAGACCCACGCAGGATCCGACAGATCCTGATTGAGCTGCACGGCATGGCTGAGCGACCCTTCTGGAGGGTCAACAGCAAG TGGGAGGTTCCTTCGGATTACATCAACGTGATCCTTGGGATTAAGGACAACCTGACCAAGGACCTGGTTTACATCCTAATGGCCAAAGGACTGCACTGCATAGCAGTAAAG GACTTCGTCCACGCACGGCACCTTTTCTCCGCCTGCCTGGAGCTGGTGACAGAGTTCTCCCCGAAGCTGAGGCAGGTGATGCTGAacgagatgctgctgctggaggtccgAGCCCACGAGTCCATGGCGGCCGAGGGCAGCAAGGAGCGGCCGCCCCCTGACCTGGTCAGCCGCGTCAGGGGCTACCTGGAGATGAGGATCCACG ATCTGCCTCTGCGCCAGGTGGTCGGTGAGGAGTGCGTCGCCTTCATGTTGAACTGGAGGGAGAACGACTACCTGACTCTGCAGGTGCCACCGTCTCTGGTCATGAACAACCCGTACATCAAG CTCGGCCAGCTTCTTGCTTCCACGTGCAAGGAGCTGCCAGGTCCTAAAGAGAGTCGCCGCACAGCTAAGGAGCTGTGGGACGTGGTGGTTCAGATCTGCAGCGTTTCCATCCAACACAAGAGGAACAACGACGGCCGAGTGGGCCTCATCAAGCACAGGGAGTCCTCCATGGGGATTCTGCACAG GAGCAAATTCATCACGTTCATCAAGAAAATTAGA GAGCCTTTGGTTCTGACAACCCTCATCTCCCTGTTTGTGAGGCTCCACAGCATTGTGCGG gaCGATATTGTCAATGAAGTGACGGCAGAACATCTCTCCATCTGGCCGTCGACTCTGCCAAA CATACAGGCGGTGGACGTGGAAGCGGTGGCGGTGACGGTCAAGGAACTGGTGTCCTACGCGCTGACCTTAAACCCCAACAACCAGTCGTGGCTCATCACACAGGCCGACATCTACTTTG TGACAAATCAGTACTCTGCTGCGCTGAACCTCTACCTCCAGGCTGGAGCTGTGTGCTCGGACTTCTTCACCAAAGCGGTGCCTCCTGACATCTACACAGACCAG GTTCTGAAGAGGATGATCAAGTGCTGTTCGATGATGAACTGCCACACGCAG GTTGCCGTCCTCTGCCAGTTTCTCAGAGAGGTCGACTACATGACGGCGTTCAAAGCGCTTCAAGAACAGAACAG TCATGATTCAATGGACTCCTGCTACGACTACATCTGGGACGTCACCATCCTGGAATACCTCACAC ACATTCACCACAAACGGGGCGAGATTGAGAAGAGACAGATAGCG ATGAAAGCGATCGGGCAGTCAGAGCTGAACACCAGTAACCCAGAGGaggtgctgcagctggctgcacagaagaggaagaagcgATTCCTGCAGGCGATGGCAAAGCTGTACTtctag
- the ints8 gene encoding integrator complex subunit 8 isoform X1, which yields MKYGRMSVEAVDRVAAVGSSRPSTPLQTSWFEFLLDGSLLEEHLQKSNPDPLPVQLIIQFLEQASKPSVNEQNQVQPPADNRRNRTLKLLALKVAAHMKWDLDALEKGLTIPVLNMLLNELLCVSKVPPGVKHVDLDLSTLPPTTAMAVIIYNRWAIRTIVLSSFPEKQAKPGPHQINMLNIVQQEKEMTENILTVLKEQATDSISVLEGALRLKKDFYVHTLRTLDLLAADAAANGETESSTAGLRIAADELHCQVHYDLGGIFFQQGFTDQPVFEKARDHFRQTKELLRKLDSTVHVHLDEKRLAGYWNACKALTGDCESCDPQITPYEQINSLIRAKNYQAVIEVFIKDNTSRSLPNHFRQSVLREFLYKVQQGEVGLDDLCHKLCVCNAVRDALEGEVLSVRFQQQLFKSSRRMVDFILEVCTRSLEKDRPSETSRRHMASFMKTLCESLEDLTLVFLVSSHKLFMELLKEEERKVLVEQMRKRSATINLSAKPLPSFYDIPASASVNIGQLEQQLILSLDPRRIRQILIELHGMAERPFWRVNSKWEVPSDYINVILGIKDNLTKDLVYILMAKGLHCIAVKDFVHARHLFSACLELVTEFSPKLRQVMLNEMLLLEVRAHESMAAEGSKERPPPDLVSRVRGYLEMRIHDLPLRQVVGEECVAFMLNWRENDYLTLQVPPSLVMNNPYIKLGQLLASTCKELPGPKESRRTAKELWDVVVQICSVSIQHKRNNDGRVGLIKHRESSMGILHRSKFITFIKKIREPLVLTTLISLFVRLHSIVRDDIVNEVTAEHLSIWPSTLPNIQAVDVEAVAVTVKELVSYALTLNPNNQSWLITQADIYFVTNQYSAALNLYLQAGAVCSDFFTKAVPPDIYTDQVLKRMIKCCSMMNCHTQVAVLCQFLREVDYMTAFKALQEQNSHDSMDSCYDYIWDVTILEYLTHIHHKRGEIEKRQIAMKAIGQSELNTSNPEEVLQLAAQKRKKRFLQAMAKLYF from the exons ATGAAATAT GGGAGGATGAGCGTGGAGGCGGTGGACCGGGTGGCGGCTGTGGGGAGCAGCCGGCCCAGCACACCTCTGCAGACGTCCTGGTTCGAGTTCCTGCTGGATGGGAGCCTGTTGGAGGAACACCTGCAGAAGTCAAACCCAG ACCCGTTGCCAGTGCAGCTGATCATCCAGTTCCTGGAGCAGGCGTCCAAGCCCTCCGTGAATGAGCAGAATCaggtgcagcctcctgcagacaaCCGCCGGAACCGCACGCTGAAGCTGCTAGCGCTGAAAGTGGCTGCGCACATGAAGTGGGATCTGGACGCACTTGAAAAAGG CTTGACTATTCCAGTATTAAATATGTTACTGAACGAGCTCCTGTGCGTGAGCAAAGTCCCACCAGGGGTGAAACACGTGGACCTGGACCTGTCGACTCTGCCTCCTACTACAGCCATGGCCGTTATCATCTACAACCGCTG GGCCATCAGAACCATTGTGCTGAGCAGCTTTCCAGAGAAACAGGCCAAACCAGGACCTCACCAGATAAACAT GCTGAACAttgtgcagcaggagaaagaaaTGACTGAGAACATCCTGACTGTG CTTAAAGAACAGGCGACCGACTCGATCAGTGTCCTGGAAGGAGCTCTACGGCTGAAGAAAGACTTTTATGTTCACACCTTGAGGACTCTCGACCTGTTGGCGGCTGATGCTGCGGCCAACGGAGAAACGGAGTCCTCGACCGCAGGGCTTCGCATTGCTGCTGATGAGCTGCACTGTCAG GTGCACTATGATTTGGGAGGTATTTTCTTCCAGCAAGGCTTCACAGACCAACCTGTCTTTGAGAAAGCCAGGGATCACTTCAGGCAAACGAAGGAGCTGTTGAGGAAG TTGGACTCGACTGTTCACGTTCACCTGGATGAGAAGCGTCTAGCCGGCTACTGGAACGCCTGCAAAGCTTTGACTGGAGACTGTGAGAGCTGTGACCCCCAGATCACACCCTATGAGCAGATCAACAGCCTGATCAGGGCTAAAAACTACCAG GCTGTCATTGAAGTTTTCATCAAGGACAACACCTCTCGCAGTTTGCCAAACCACTTCAGACAGTCTGTTCTCAGGGAGTTCCTGTACAAAGTCCAGCAAGG GGAGGTCGGCCTGGATGACCTTTGTCACAAGCTGTGTGTTTGCAACGCTGTTCGAGATGCTCTGGAGGGAGAAGTTCTCAGTGTTcgattccagcagcagcttttcaaaTCCAGCAGACGAATGGTGGATTTCATTTTAGAG gtgtgtacaCGTTCTCTGGAAAAGGATCGACCGTCTGAGACGTCCAGAAGACACATGGCCAGTTTTATGAA GACTCTGTGTGAAAGCCTAGAGGACCTGACGCTAGTGTTCCTAGTGTCGTCTCATAAACTCTtcatggagctgctgaaggaggaggagaggaaggtccTAGTGGAGCAGATGAGGAAGAGGTCGGCCACCATCAACCTTAGCGCCAAACCTCTGCCGTCCTTCTACGACATCCCAG CTTCAGCGAGTGTGAACAtcgggcagctggagcagcagctcatcctcTCCCTAGACCCACGCAGGATCCGACAGATCCTGATTGAGCTGCACGGCATGGCTGAGCGACCCTTCTGGAGGGTCAACAGCAAG TGGGAGGTTCCTTCGGATTACATCAACGTGATCCTTGGGATTAAGGACAACCTGACCAAGGACCTGGTTTACATCCTAATGGCCAAAGGACTGCACTGCATAGCAGTAAAG GACTTCGTCCACGCACGGCACCTTTTCTCCGCCTGCCTGGAGCTGGTGACAGAGTTCTCCCCGAAGCTGAGGCAGGTGATGCTGAacgagatgctgctgctggaggtccgAGCCCACGAGTCCATGGCGGCCGAGGGCAGCAAGGAGCGGCCGCCCCCTGACCTGGTCAGCCGCGTCAGGGGCTACCTGGAGATGAGGATCCACG ATCTGCCTCTGCGCCAGGTGGTCGGTGAGGAGTGCGTCGCCTTCATGTTGAACTGGAGGGAGAACGACTACCTGACTCTGCAGGTGCCACCGTCTCTGGTCATGAACAACCCGTACATCAAG CTCGGCCAGCTTCTTGCTTCCACGTGCAAGGAGCTGCCAGGTCCTAAAGAGAGTCGCCGCACAGCTAAGGAGCTGTGGGACGTGGTGGTTCAGATCTGCAGCGTTTCCATCCAACACAAGAGGAACAACGACGGCCGAGTGGGCCTCATCAAGCACAGGGAGTCCTCCATGGGGATTCTGCACAG GAGCAAATTCATCACGTTCATCAAGAAAATTAGA GAGCCTTTGGTTCTGACAACCCTCATCTCCCTGTTTGTGAGGCTCCACAGCATTGTGCGG gaCGATATTGTCAATGAAGTGACGGCAGAACATCTCTCCATCTGGCCGTCGACTCTGCCAAA CATACAGGCGGTGGACGTGGAAGCGGTGGCGGTGACGGTCAAGGAACTGGTGTCCTACGCGCTGACCTTAAACCCCAACAACCAGTCGTGGCTCATCACACAGGCCGACATCTACTTTG TGACAAATCAGTACTCTGCTGCGCTGAACCTCTACCTCCAGGCTGGAGCTGTGTGCTCGGACTTCTTCACCAAAGCGGTGCCTCCTGACATCTACACAGACCAG GTTCTGAAGAGGATGATCAAGTGCTGTTCGATGATGAACTGCCACACGCAG GTTGCCGTCCTCTGCCAGTTTCTCAGAGAGGTCGACTACATGACGGCGTTCAAAGCGCTTCAAGAACAGAACAG TCATGATTCAATGGACTCCTGCTACGACTACATCTGGGACGTCACCATCCTGGAATACCTCACAC ACATTCACCACAAACGGGGCGAGATTGAGAAGAGACAGATAGCG ATGAAAGCGATCGGGCAGTCAGAGCTGAACACCAGTAACCCAGAGGaggtgctgcagctggctgcacagaagaggaagaagcgATTCCTGCAGGCGATGGCAAAGCTGTACTtctag